In a genomic window of Curtobacterium sp. MCBD17_035:
- a CDS encoding LacI family DNA-binding transcriptional regulator gives MPVTRSDVARAAGVSPAVVSYVINNGPRPVSATTRERVEAAIADLGYRPNAIASSLRNGSTRSIGYLTPNPRDPFMAELGESVERQFSARGYLVLTGNTYFDRAREERYLQSFIDRNVDGLVFAPGVSLASTPTWQADRPVVSLDGAGTHPGWSTVSAQDALDAATAVGHLVLQHGHMLVACIAGTPRLTSEAERIAGWRTATGSEGLPSGPELLAYGEISEEGGYSAAMQLLSSHGRPWVVHGRGPTAVFATNDAQAVGVISACAELGLRVPEDVAVVAVGGTRIAPYTVPPLSTVRQDVELIAELAARQLIAGIADPTAPAARSRLRGNLVVARSCGCELLAPSAVDHGTTTTGRPTSR, from the coding sequence ATGCCAGTGACACGGTCGGACGTCGCTCGGGCTGCGGGGGTCTCGCCCGCCGTCGTGAGCTACGTCATCAACAACGGGCCGCGCCCCGTCTCCGCCACCACCCGCGAGCGGGTCGAGGCGGCGATCGCCGACCTCGGGTACCGACCGAACGCCATCGCGTCGTCGCTCCGCAACGGCAGCACCCGGTCGATCGGGTACCTCACGCCGAACCCCCGCGATCCGTTCATGGCGGAACTCGGGGAGTCGGTGGAGCGGCAGTTCAGCGCTCGGGGCTACCTCGTGCTCACCGGCAACACGTACTTCGACCGGGCACGTGAGGAGCGGTACCTGCAGTCGTTCATCGACCGCAACGTCGACGGCCTCGTGTTCGCCCCCGGGGTCTCGCTCGCCAGCACCCCGACGTGGCAGGCCGATCGCCCCGTGGTGAGTCTCGACGGAGCGGGGACCCATCCGGGCTGGTCGACCGTGAGCGCCCAGGACGCGTTGGACGCCGCGACCGCCGTCGGGCACCTGGTCCTGCAGCACGGGCACATGCTGGTCGCCTGCATCGCCGGGACGCCGCGGCTCACCAGCGAGGCGGAGCGCATCGCCGGGTGGCGCACCGCGACCGGGAGCGAGGGACTGCCCTCCGGACCGGAACTGCTCGCCTACGGGGAGATCTCGGAGGAGGGTGGGTACTCGGCCGCCATGCAGCTCCTGAGCAGTCACGGTCGTCCCTGGGTCGTCCACGGCCGCGGCCCCACCGCCGTCTTCGCCACGAACGACGCCCAGGCGGTCGGCGTCATCTCCGCCTGTGCGGAGCTCGGGCTCCGCGTCCCCGAGGACGTCGCCGTCGTCGCAGTGGGAGGCACGCGGATCGCCCCGTACACCGTGCCGCCGCTGTCGACGGTGCGGCAGGACGTTGAGCTGATCGCGGAACTCGCCGCCCGGCAGCTCATCGCAGGCATCGCGGACCCGACGGCTCCGGCAGCGCGCAGTCGGCTCCGTGGGAACCTCGTCGTCGCCCGGAGCTGCGGGTGCGAGCTCCTCGCCCCGTCGGCCGTGGACCACGGGACGACGACGACTGGGAGACCGACGAGCAGGTGA
- a CDS encoding ribokinase: MSTEAPGSAHIIVVGSANQDYIVRVTAPPAPGETVLAQDLLRQPGGKGANQAVAAARLNGDVSFVASVGDDPDGTDLLRGLRSEGVDTSEVEIIDRGRTGLALVSVYDSGENAITVVPGTNFALTASRVDRTVRRLAAEAERAIVVVQAELRPQIIATALRAGAEAGARCVLNLAPYQRLPDDLLAVCDPLVLNESEATALVGRPIADPEQAAAAVRTLLGTARSVVITLGAQGACWADSGGEGHLPATPPDRVVDTTGAGDAFVGALAATLARGGGLGEATAIGVAAGTFAVRTPGAQSSYPTLADLTTERAVTGPIS; encoded by the coding sequence GTGAGCACGGAAGCGCCGGGATCCGCGCACATCATCGTCGTCGGCTCGGCCAACCAGGACTACATCGTGCGGGTGACCGCTCCGCCTGCGCCGGGGGAGACGGTCCTCGCCCAGGACCTCCTGCGACAGCCCGGTGGCAAGGGAGCGAACCAGGCCGTCGCCGCAGCACGGCTCAACGGCGACGTGAGCTTCGTCGCCAGCGTCGGTGACGACCCGGACGGCACCGACCTCCTCCGTGGCCTGCGGAGCGAGGGCGTCGACACCTCGGAGGTCGAGATCATCGACCGCGGTCGGACGGGACTCGCGCTCGTGTCGGTGTACGACTCCGGCGAGAACGCGATCACGGTGGTGCCCGGCACGAACTTCGCGCTCACCGCGAGCCGCGTCGACCGGACGGTGCGACGCCTCGCGGCGGAGGCCGAGCGGGCGATCGTCGTCGTGCAGGCGGAGCTCCGACCGCAGATCATCGCGACGGCGCTCCGGGCGGGGGCGGAGGCGGGAGCGCGGTGCGTGCTGAACCTCGCTCCGTACCAGCGCCTCCCGGACGACCTGCTCGCGGTCTGCGACCCACTGGTGCTCAACGAGTCCGAGGCGACCGCGCTCGTCGGGCGGCCCATCGCGGATCCGGAGCAGGCCGCTGCGGCGGTCCGCACCCTGCTCGGTACCGCCCGTTCGGTGGTCATCACCCTCGGCGCGCAGGGCGCCTGCTGGGCCGACTCGGGAGGCGAGGGGCACCTCCCCGCCACGCCACCGGACCGGGTCGTCGACACGACCGGCGCCGGCGACGCGTTCGTCGGTGCACTCGCGGCGACGCTCGCGCGCGGCGGCGGGCTCGGCGAGGCGACCGCGATCGGTGTGGCCGCCGGGACGTTCGCGGTCCGCACGCCGGGGGCGCAGTCCTCGTACCCGACGCTCGCCGACCTCACGACGGAGAGGGCCGTCACCGGACCGATCAGCTGA
- a CDS encoding carbohydrate ABC transporter permease — protein MTADSGMVGLPAAVASTVSDDVASPGAPRRRRWSTTRFVLTVVAIVVSAVFMLPALWILIGSFRPNMDVLTTMSPLTWRLFVPSRVTVQNYVGLLVHDGFGTALLNSAIVCIASVVVGILVSAAAAYPLAVYRFRGRNVVFAVIVISFMVPFEAIAIPLAQQFTDWGLGNSLIGLILPGIGNGLAIFNLRQAFLGIPVSYREAAMLDGASEPKILFSLYLRMSGPALTNSALLIFLAQWTSYLWPLLVVTDDSKQLAPVALASTFGEHSANYGENFAGAVLLSLVPAISLFILQRFFGRLSIGSGEK, from the coding sequence ATGACGGCCGACAGCGGCATGGTGGGCCTCCCGGCCGCGGTCGCGTCGACCGTGAGCGACGACGTCGCGTCACCCGGAGCACCCCGTCGGCGGCGGTGGTCGACGACCCGCTTCGTGCTGACGGTCGTCGCGATCGTCGTCAGCGCCGTCTTCATGCTCCCGGCGCTGTGGATCCTCATCGGGTCCTTCCGGCCGAACATGGACGTGCTCACGACCATGTCGCCGTTGACCTGGCGCCTGTTCGTCCCCTCGCGGGTGACGGTGCAGAACTACGTCGGGCTGCTCGTCCACGACGGCTTCGGCACGGCGCTCCTCAACTCGGCGATCGTGTGCATCGCGTCCGTCGTCGTCGGGATCCTCGTGTCCGCGGCCGCCGCGTACCCGCTCGCCGTGTACCGGTTCCGCGGACGGAACGTCGTCTTCGCCGTCATCGTGATCAGCTTCATGGTCCCCTTCGAGGCGATCGCCATCCCGCTGGCGCAGCAGTTCACGGACTGGGGGCTCGGCAACAGCCTCATCGGTCTGATCCTGCCCGGGATCGGGAACGGCCTGGCCATCTTCAACCTCCGGCAGGCGTTCCTCGGCATCCCGGTTTCCTACCGAGAAGCCGCCATGCTCGACGGCGCGAGCGAGCCGAAGATCCTCTTCTCGTTGTACCTCCGGATGTCCGGTCCGGCGCTGACGAACTCCGCCCTGCTCATCTTCCTCGCGCAGTGGACCTCGTACCTGTGGCCGCTGCTGGTCGTCACCGACGACTCGAAGCAGCTCGCGCCGGTGGCGCTCGCGTCGACGTTCGGGGAGCACAGCGCGAACTACGGCGAGAACTTCGCGGGTGCCGTCCTGCTGTCGCTCGTGCCGGCGATCAGTCTCTTCATCCTGCAGCGGTTCTTCGGCCGGCTGTCGATCGGAAGTGGTGAGAAGTGA
- a CDS encoding sugar ABC transporter permease yields MISTTDTTTGAARARRPGPRTAPREVRNRFGTPVPVRRRTGRAGARRELVWGIVFLAPAVIALAVLRVAPTIDAVGSSLLKAFPGGLIPPTFTGLGNYESLFGDPAFLATVGRTLLFNVVINPLQIVVALLVAVLLTQRIPLVGLWRTLLVVPVTIPIVGSCIAWGAAFNPQGPINAAITAIGGGTQPFLTSPRQALACIIIVASWIGIGYWMMFLVSGIQAIPGELYEAAKLDRAGPVRTFLRITLPMLRRQLLFVLVADTVANFVLFVPVQLLTNGGPQDSTTLLMFDAYRTTYGYGSQNLGSAEVIVLTVIMLVFVVLQFRLLREDGEDA; encoded by the coding sequence GTGATCTCGACCACCGACACCACGACCGGGGCGGCCCGCGCGCGCCGCCCCGGTCCCCGGACCGCACCCCGGGAGGTCCGCAACCGCTTCGGCACGCCCGTCCCGGTTCGGCGCCGCACCGGCCGCGCGGGCGCACGACGCGAGCTCGTCTGGGGCATCGTATTCCTCGCCCCCGCGGTCATCGCCCTCGCCGTCCTGCGGGTCGCCCCGACGATCGACGCCGTCGGGTCCAGCCTGCTCAAGGCGTTCCCGGGCGGCCTCATCCCCCCGACCTTCACCGGACTCGGCAACTACGAGTCGCTGTTCGGCGATCCGGCCTTCCTGGCGACGGTCGGCCGCACGCTCCTGTTCAACGTCGTCATCAACCCGCTGCAGATCGTGGTCGCGCTCCTCGTCGCCGTGCTCCTCACGCAGCGGATCCCGCTCGTCGGGCTCTGGCGGACACTCCTCGTCGTGCCGGTGACGATCCCGATCGTCGGCTCCTGCATCGCCTGGGGCGCGGCGTTCAACCCGCAGGGGCCGATCAACGCTGCGATCACCGCGATCGGCGGCGGCACGCAGCCGTTCCTCACCTCGCCGCGGCAGGCGCTGGCCTGCATCATCATCGTCGCGTCCTGGATCGGCATCGGCTACTGGATGATGTTCCTGGTGTCCGGCATCCAGGCGATCCCGGGCGAGCTCTACGAAGCGGCCAAGCTCGACCGCGCCGGTCCCGTCCGGACGTTCCTGCGGATCACCCTGCCGATGCTCCGTCGACAGCTGCTGTTCGTGCTCGTCGCCGACACGGTCGCGAACTTCGTGCTGTTCGTCCCCGTGCAGCTGCTGACGAACGGTGGACCGCAGGACAGCACCACGCTGCTCATGTTCGACGCGTACCGGACCACCTACGGGTACGGCAGCCAGAACCTCGGCTCGGCCGAGGTGATCGTGCTGACCGTGATCATGCTGGTGTTCGTCGTCCTGCAGTTCCGGCTGCTCCGCGAGGACGGAGAGGACGCATGA
- a CDS encoding sugar ABC transporter substrate-binding protein: protein MRSHVHHGRRRLLVTAAGVIAGALALTGCSSGGGAASSSGSWSIPSKDPKTTVKVLSILSLKSPDNMQPVVDAFEKAHPNITIKWQTVPFDSLNSTVDSHVSNKGGDPDLYWADQPRIAALASRGEAEDLTSQFGGYSSSFDKVSYETGVQKGKLYALPIANSTQLLYYNKDLLAKAGLPTPSPSTSSRMTWQDLASDALKAKQAGAQYGMTFGQFDRYYQLEPLSVQLGGSVGADGTDNLTPDFTNSAWVKAMTWYRSIFASGAAPKGMTADQTDPAFLAGQVAYSVEGPWLLPELQASKVHWGVAPMPAFADSKQVATPTGSWSVAMNPFSKQKDATAVFMKWLAVDNGSGYIRYRSNPELAANVKGKQLYFDKPVFQSAAGADAAKIINHETSQTAVSRVKTIGYIEFESIINQAYSDIRNGADPKQALDAAKAKLTTAWAKYK, encoded by the coding sequence ATGCGATCACACGTCCACCACGGCCGTCGTCGGCTGCTCGTCACCGCCGCCGGCGTCATCGCCGGCGCACTCGCCCTGACCGGATGCTCGAGCGGCGGGGGTGCCGCATCCTCCTCGGGGAGCTGGTCCATCCCGTCGAAGGACCCGAAGACCACCGTCAAGGTGCTCAGCATCCTCAGCCTCAAGTCCCCGGACAACATGCAGCCGGTCGTCGACGCGTTCGAGAAGGCACACCCGAACATCACGATCAAGTGGCAGACCGTGCCGTTCGACTCCCTCAACTCGACCGTCGACTCGCACGTGTCGAACAAGGGCGGTGACCCGGACCTCTACTGGGCGGACCAGCCGCGCATCGCCGCGCTGGCCAGCCGCGGTGAGGCCGAGGACCTGACGTCCCAGTTCGGCGGGTACTCGTCGTCGTTCGACAAGGTGTCGTACGAGACGGGCGTCCAGAAGGGCAAGCTGTACGCCCTCCCGATCGCGAACTCCACGCAGCTCCTGTACTACAACAAGGACCTGCTGGCGAAGGCCGGGCTCCCCACACCCTCCCCGTCCACGAGCAGCCGGATGACCTGGCAGGACCTGGCGTCCGACGCGCTGAAGGCCAAGCAGGCCGGCGCGCAGTACGGCATGACGTTCGGCCAGTTCGACCGCTACTACCAGCTCGAGCCGCTCTCGGTCCAGCTCGGAGGTTCGGTCGGCGCGGACGGCACGGACAACCTGACGCCGGACTTCACCAACAGCGCGTGGGTGAAGGCGATGACGTGGTACCGCTCGATCTTCGCCTCGGGCGCGGCTCCGAAGGGCATGACCGCTGACCAGACCGACCCCGCGTTCCTCGCCGGCCAGGTGGCGTACTCGGTCGAGGGGCCCTGGCTCCTGCCCGAGCTCCAGGCGTCGAAGGTGCACTGGGGCGTGGCACCGATGCCCGCCTTCGCGGACAGCAAGCAGGTCGCGACGCCGACCGGTTCGTGGTCCGTCGCGATGAACCCCTTCAGCAAGCAGAAGGACGCCACCGCGGTGTTCATGAAGTGGCTCGCGGTCGACAACGGCTCGGGCTACATCCGCTACCGGAGCAACCCGGAGCTCGCCGCGAACGTCAAGGGCAAGCAGCTCTACTTCGACAAGCCCGTGTTCCAGTCGGCTGCAGGGGCCGACGCGGCGAAGATCATAAACCACGAGACGTCGCAGACCGCGGTGTCGCGCGTCAAGACGATCGGCTACATCGAGTTCGAGTCCATCATCAACCAGGCCTACTCGGACATCCGGAACGGGGCCGACCCGAAGCAGGCGCTCGACGCCGCGAAGGCGAAGCTGACGACCGCCTGGGCGAAGTACAAGTAG
- a CDS encoding nucleoside hydrolase, which yields MTRLILDTDLAMGAPGSDIDDGFALALAVAEPEIDLELVTTVNGNTDVESATLLTLELRRRLGIDVPVVKGAPTPLVHPERRREPSPEVVSTYGVGLEPDPGHAAHRIIEHVMANPGEITICAIGPLTNIALALTMEPRLASSVKEIVMMGGVFLGTMAHRSMPGEFNVWVDPEAAATVLRSGAPQRWVGLDVTLQVRLTRDDARRLTDSGRDFATLAGESTNAWIDHIAERDPGDPRNRDSCAMHDPLAVAALTHPEFLTWVDAAVDVVTGDGLARGVLVTDLGHGPDAPAPNCRIATEVDVAAFTDHFLGRIADL from the coding sequence ATGACTCGTCTCATCCTCGACACCGACCTCGCCATGGGTGCCCCGGGCAGCGACATCGATGACGGGTTCGCGCTCGCCCTCGCGGTGGCCGAACCCGAGATCGACCTCGAACTGGTCACCACCGTCAACGGGAACACCGACGTCGAGAGCGCCACGCTCCTGACGCTCGAACTCCGCCGTCGGCTGGGCATCGACGTCCCGGTCGTCAAGGGCGCCCCGACACCGCTCGTCCACCCGGAGCGCCGGCGTGAGCCGTCCCCCGAGGTCGTCAGCACGTACGGGGTCGGCCTGGAGCCCGACCCGGGCCACGCGGCGCACCGGATCATCGAGCACGTGATGGCGAACCCGGGCGAGATCACGATCTGCGCGATCGGGCCGCTGACGAACATCGCGCTCGCTCTCACGATGGAGCCACGACTGGCGTCGTCGGTCAAGGAGATCGTGATGATGGGCGGCGTGTTCCTCGGCACCATGGCCCACCGGAGCATGCCGGGCGAGTTCAACGTGTGGGTGGACCCGGAGGCCGCCGCGACCGTGCTGCGCTCCGGTGCACCGCAGCGGTGGGTCGGTCTCGACGTCACGTTGCAGGTCCGACTCACCCGTGACGACGCTCGTCGTCTCACCGACTCGGGCCGCGACTTCGCCACCCTCGCGGGCGAATCGACGAACGCGTGGATCGACCACATCGCCGAGCGCGACCCGGGCGACCCGCGCAACCGCGATTCGTGCGCGATGCACGACCCGCTCGCCGTCGCGGCGCTGACGCACCCCGAGTTCCTCACCTGGGTCGACGCCGCGGTCGACGTTGTCACCGGCGACGGACTCGCGCGCGGCGTGCTCGTCACCGACCTCGGGCACGGGCCGGACGCACCCGCGCCGAACTGCAGGATCGCGACGGAGGTCGACGTCGCCGCGTTCACCGACCACTTCCTGGGGCGCATCGCCGACCTCTGA
- a CDS encoding VanZ family protein: protein MVPALPVLIPAAIVVWVLLLWRLRQRDRLTLSRTITAGAACLFGIVLLRSVLFPAPIVLGAERATLPPWPVFVQLIPVATVPRDPSGMVLNIVLFVPIGVLLPFLVRGSVIRLGTIAFLLSVTIEVVQLVGDMTVSTGRVADIDDVIGNTVGALVGIAVVRLLSRVPQLSRVATPFVWCPSPDPRSPRPGKRGASARSRWGSGLH, encoded by the coding sequence GTGGTTCCCGCGCTGCCCGTCCTCATCCCTGCCGCGATCGTCGTCTGGGTGCTCCTGTTGTGGCGGCTGCGGCAGCGCGACCGCCTGACCCTCTCGCGCACGATCACCGCTGGCGCCGCCTGCCTGTTCGGGATCGTGCTGCTCCGGTCGGTGCTGTTCCCCGCCCCGATCGTCCTCGGCGCGGAACGAGCCACGCTCCCGCCATGGCCGGTGTTCGTGCAACTCATCCCGGTGGCGACCGTGCCGCGCGACCCGTCGGGCATGGTCCTCAACATCGTCCTGTTCGTTCCGATCGGGGTGCTCCTGCCGTTCCTCGTCCGGGGATCCGTCATCCGACTCGGGACCATCGCGTTCCTGCTGAGCGTCACGATCGAAGTGGTCCAGCTCGTCGGCGACATGACCGTGAGCACGGGGCGTGTCGCCGACATCGACGACGTGATCGGCAACACCGTCGGGGCACTCGTGGGAATCGCGGTCGTCCGCCTCCTGTCGCGCGTACCACAGCTCTCGCGCGTCGCGACGCCGTTCGTGTGGTGTCCGAGTCCGGACCCGAGGTCACCGAGGCCCGGGAAGCGCGGAGCCTCAGCCCGCTCCCGGTGGGGATCAGGTCTGCACTGA
- a CDS encoding MDR family MFS transporter, whose product MLATALVALDSTIIATASSSIAKDLGHFQQLPWLFSVYLLAQAVSVPIYGRLADVLGRKRLLLVGIGLFLLGSVLCGAAWSMPVLILARVVQGLGAGAVLPISMTITSDIYTLEERAKTQGYLASVWGIASVVGPTLGGLFSQIGAWRWIFWINIPLAIVAGVMLIRAYHEQRDASQDRQRIDYLGAALLGGGTTALLLGLLEGGTSWAWDAPASFAIFIAAAVLLVAFVVVELRVAQPIFSLGLLKRRVVAASTIASLIIGVIVMGLSTYVPIYAQDVLGASPLIAGFALAALTLGWPISASQAGRFYLRFGFRVTSVIGSTLVLIGAVLTITLAVHSSIWLVALFCFVIGAGMGLTAVPTLIAAQSSATWSERGAVTGTNMFARSMGSAIGVAVFGAVVNAHVQLNAAGVPEGAGLMTAMHLVFVAIAAIAVVLLVAVLFLPGHRRAAQGGVASAAGAVDDAESALGAAPATARAEAGAEQPVASA is encoded by the coding sequence ATGCTCGCGACCGCACTGGTCGCCCTCGACTCCACGATCATCGCGACGGCGTCGTCGTCCATCGCCAAGGACCTCGGGCACTTCCAGCAGCTGCCCTGGCTGTTCTCGGTGTACCTGCTCGCGCAGGCGGTCTCGGTGCCGATCTACGGCCGCCTCGCCGACGTGCTCGGCCGCAAGCGCCTGCTGCTCGTCGGGATCGGCCTGTTCCTGCTCGGCTCGGTGCTGTGTGGCGCCGCGTGGTCGATGCCCGTCCTCATCCTGGCGCGGGTCGTGCAGGGCCTCGGCGCGGGCGCCGTGCTGCCGATCTCGATGACGATCACGAGCGACATCTACACGCTCGAGGAGCGCGCGAAGACGCAGGGCTACCTCGCTTCGGTCTGGGGCATCGCCTCGGTCGTCGGGCCGACCCTCGGTGGCCTGTTCAGCCAGATCGGCGCGTGGCGGTGGATCTTCTGGATCAACATCCCGCTCGCCATCGTCGCCGGCGTCATGCTCATCCGCGCCTACCACGAGCAACGTGACGCGTCGCAGGACCGGCAGCGCATCGACTACCTCGGCGCGGCCCTGCTCGGCGGCGGGACGACCGCGCTCCTGCTCGGTCTGCTCGAGGGCGGGACGTCGTGGGCCTGGGACGCCCCCGCGTCGTTCGCGATCTTCATCGCCGCCGCGGTCCTCCTGGTCGCGTTCGTCGTCGTCGAGCTCCGCGTCGCGCAGCCGATCTTCTCGCTCGGCCTGCTGAAGCGGCGCGTGGTCGCCGCGTCCACGATCGCGTCGCTCATCATCGGCGTCATCGTGATGGGCCTGTCCACGTACGTGCCGATCTACGCGCAGGACGTCCTCGGGGCGTCGCCCCTCATCGCCGGGTTCGCGCTCGCGGCGCTCACCCTCGGATGGCCGATCTCGGCGTCGCAGGCCGGGCGCTTCTACCTGCGGTTCGGGTTCCGCGTCACCTCGGTCATCGGGTCGACCCTCGTGCTCATCGGTGCGGTGCTCACCATCACGCTCGCCGTGCACTCGTCGATCTGGCTCGTCGCCCTGTTCTGCTTCGTCATCGGCGCGGGCATGGGCCTGACCGCCGTGCCGACCCTGATCGCCGCCCAGTCGTCCGCCACCTGGAGCGAGCGCGGTGCCGTGACCGGCACGAACATGTTCGCCCGCTCGATGGGTTCGGCCATCGGCGTCGCGGTGTTCGGCGCGGTCGTCAACGCGCACGTGCAGCTCAACGCCGCCGGCGTCCCCGAGGGCGCCGGGCTCATGACCGCGATGCACCTGGTGTTCGTCGCGATCGCCGCGATCGCCGTCGTGCTCCTGGTCGCCGTGCTGTTCCTGCCGGGGCACCGGCGGGCGGCGCAGGGCGGGGTGGCGTCTGCCGCCGGGGCCGTTGATGACGCGGAGTCGGCGCTCGGCGCTGCGCCCGCGACCGCGCGGGCCGAGGCCGGGGCCGAGCAGCCGGTGGCGTCCGCGTAG
- a CDS encoding HNH endonuclease gives MRTLVLNAGYEPLAVISFRRALVLVMNQKATVITADADHPVFGSTTSYDRPSVIVLTRYVRIPQSRLVPVSRRGVLRRDGNRCAYCNRHATTIDHVHPKSRGGADSWENLVACCLACNNVKGDRTPHEMGWTLRFRPRAPHGTAWIVRGIERPQPDWDEYLAAA, from the coding sequence ATGCGCACTCTCGTCCTCAACGCCGGTTACGAACCCCTCGCGGTGATCTCGTTCCGACGGGCCCTCGTCCTGGTCATGAACCAGAAGGCCACCGTCATCACCGCCGACGCCGACCACCCGGTATTCGGCTCCACCACGAGCTACGACCGGCCGTCGGTCATCGTCCTCACCCGGTACGTGCGCATCCCGCAGAGCCGGCTCGTCCCCGTGTCCCGCCGCGGAGTGTTGCGCCGCGACGGCAACCGCTGCGCCTACTGCAACCGGCACGCCACGACGATCGACCACGTGCACCCGAAGTCCCGCGGCGGTGCGGACTCGTGGGAGAACCTCGTGGCGTGCTGCCTGGCCTGCAACAACGTCAAGGGTGACCGCACCCCGCACGAGATGGGCTGGACGCTGCGCTTCCGCCCACGTGCTCCGCACGGCACGGCGTGGATCGTGCGCGGCATCGAGCGGCCGCAGCCGGACTGGGACGAGTACCTCGCCGCCGCCTGA
- a CDS encoding C40 family peptidase: MTQTGSTTDAQRADTTTGAAARSTDIQFASRRERRAAEAAAARTGSTAPVAPVAVAATTAAASEQAIVEAAPAAETTLVAATEPAPKPAVAAGAAVVRSVDPELEAPIAPVTSSFAKSPVATAARRAAASRAAVASSASRPAARGKRKVLPVAVMTITAGLFGTMALPAIAATAPQPTAGSQQAVAQGNLRSADSQSLTVANTAALADTVRDGYTATAPKVVAPKVTASTATTTTTTSDTALATARAQTAASYASYTGPSAADYVASPKYPSFSLSQVVSVAEQYIGTPYVYGGATPAGFDCSGYVMYVYAQFGISLAHSVPLQDAAGTTIPTSEAQPGDVVIFNTEAHEGFYMGNGMIMDAPKPGGSVSIRPIWTTDYHIVRFGIK; encoded by the coding sequence TTGACGCAGACCGGTTCCACCACGGACGCCCAGCGAGCCGACACCACCACGGGTGCCGCCGCCCGTTCGACCGACATCCAGTTCGCGAGTCGCCGCGAGCGCCGCGCCGCCGAGGCCGCCGCCGCCCGCACGGGGTCGACCGCGCCCGTCGCACCGGTCGCGGTCGCCGCGACGACTGCCGCGGCGTCCGAGCAGGCCATCGTCGAGGCCGCACCCGCTGCCGAGACCACCCTCGTGGCGGCGACCGAGCCGGCCCCCAAGCCCGCCGTCGCGGCCGGCGCCGCCGTGGTTCGCTCCGTCGACCCGGAGCTCGAGGCTCCCATCGCGCCGGTCACATCGTCGTTCGCCAAGTCCCCGGTCGCCACCGCCGCCCGCCGTGCCGCCGCCAGCCGCGCGGCGGTCGCGAGCAGCGCCTCCCGGCCGGCCGCGCGCGGGAAGCGCAAGGTCCTGCCGGTCGCCGTCATGACGATCACGGCCGGACTCTTCGGCACCATGGCACTCCCCGCCATCGCCGCGACCGCCCCGCAGCCGACCGCCGGCTCGCAGCAGGCCGTCGCCCAGGGCAACCTCCGCTCGGCGGACAGCCAGTCGCTCACCGTCGCGAACACCGCGGCGCTCGCCGACACCGTCCGCGACGGCTACACCGCGACGGCCCCGAAGGTCGTCGCCCCGAAGGTCACCGCGTCCACCGCGACGACGACGACCACGACGAGCGACACCGCCCTCGCCACGGCTCGCGCGCAGACCGCCGCCTCGTACGCCTCGTACACCGGTCCGAGCGCCGCGGACTACGTCGCGAGCCCGAAGTACCCGAGCTTCAGCCTGTCGCAGGTCGTCTCGGTCGCAGAGCAGTACATCGGCACGCCGTACGTCTACGGCGGCGCGACTCCGGCCGGCTTCGACTGCTCCGGGTACGTCATGTACGTCTACGCCCAGTTCGGCATCTCGCTCGCGCACTCCGTGCCGCTGCAGGACGCCGCCGGCACGACGATCCCGACCTCCGAGGCCCAGCCCGGCGACGTCGTGATCTTCAACACCGAGGCGCACGAGGGCTTCTACATGGGCAACGGCATGATCATGGACGCCCCGAAGCCCGGCGGCTCGGTCAGCATCCGCCCGATCTGGACGACCGACTACCACATCGTCCGCTTCGGCATCAAGTGA
- a CDS encoding metal-dependent transcriptional regulator, translated as MTDLVDTTEMYLRTILDLEEEAIVPLRARISERLGHSGPTVSQTIARMERDGLVVVSGDRHLELTSEGRQRATHVMRKHRLAERLLSDVIGLDWAFVHDEACRWEHVMSEQVERRIIEMLGHPTESPYGNPIPGLDELGDAPAGRFLDGVRSIVAATDGSSTVSTGTIRRLGEPVQFEPELLAQLRAAGVMPGRTASVQRAGAYVAVRVEGEDQGLELPVEVAQHVYIGS; from the coding sequence GTGACCGATCTCGTCGACACCACGGAGATGTACCTGCGCACGATCCTCGACCTCGAGGAGGAGGCGATCGTCCCCCTGCGCGCACGGATCTCGGAGCGACTCGGACACTCGGGTCCCACGGTCTCGCAGACCATCGCCCGCATGGAGCGCGACGGCCTGGTCGTCGTCTCCGGGGACCGCCACCTCGAGCTCACGTCGGAGGGTCGCCAGCGGGCCACCCACGTCATGCGCAAGCACCGGCTGGCCGAGCGCCTGTTGTCCGACGTCATCGGTCTCGACTGGGCCTTCGTCCACGACGAGGCCTGCCGCTGGGAGCACGTCATGAGCGAGCAGGTCGAGCGTCGGATCATCGAGATGCTCGGCCACCCGACCGAGTCCCCCTACGGCAACCCGATCCCCGGCCTCGACGAGCTCGGCGACGCCCCGGCCGGACGGTTCCTCGACGGCGTCCGGAGCATCGTCGCCGCGACCGACGGCTCGTCGACGGTGAGCACGGGGACCATCCGCCGCCTGGGCGAACCCGTGCAGTTCGAGCCGGAACTCCTCGCGCAACTCCGTGCCGCCGGGGTCATGCCGGGACGGACCGCGAGCGTGCAGCGCGCCGGAGCGTACGTCGCCGTGCGGGTCGAGGGCGAGGACCAGGGCCTCGAGCTGCCGGTCGAGGTCGCACAGCACGTGTACATCGGCAGCTGA